tAGCAGTGAACTGTTTTATACATACTTGTAGGTGGACACCTGATCTCTGACACAGTAAACAATGCCAGTTATCTCCacagattaatattttaaacctcttttattttcagataacTATAAAGATAGTAATGTGAATGGATATATAGGagataaaataaatcaataaggTAAGAATTCTAGAGACTGAAGAAGCTATGACAGGAgagcaaaaaaggggggaggggcaCAACTATGTGAAGACTTTGAAGTAAATagatagtgtttttttttaaaccaaggTTATGATTTATGAGGAAagtctatattattatataaacaaacaatatactACAATGGTTAAGGAAAGGGCATTATAAGTACAGGAAGAAATACCCAGACAGATATTATAAACAATGCACATGCATAATTGTGATCATAAATTTAGTTTTTAGGGAAATCCCATAAATTTATCTTATATTTCTTCTAAGATTACCAGGCCTCCATCAATATGTTATTCTGCCTCTTTTGGAACTTATCAACACATACATAATTAAATGCAGTGGTAAGAGATGTTTACTCAAAGTAGCTATATTTATTCTGTTAGTCTGTCAACGTAACGTCTGTTAATCTTGTAGAACACATATACTTCTTGCCATTCATAAGTCTTCTACTAAGAAGTGTAGGTGTTTGTCTCTACAAGGATAAATCTGTCAATATAGACTATGGAATTGATGGAAAAAATGTCACAATGGGAGAAATAATTCTGTTATCTGGTCTGTTGTACACTTTAGAAGATTCTTAGTGTTAAATGGTGTGGGTGTTCTCAAGTCATTTGCTTAACTGGAAACTTAATGGAGATTccatgcataaaaaaatatgagaaaattgCTGGATTTTGCctttataaaattatgaattttatccTGTTTGTTTGCCTGATTTTGATGCATTACATAATCGTTTCTAACATGTTGAAAACAACTACAATAAGGAGTTTTCAGCTGTGCTGAAGTCATGTGAAATATTGTGGAGGCAGGATTTCAAGTATTTATCCACCCATGAGGGGTATCCATCAACATGGTGCTTACTATTTCATCATTTAAAGTCATACACAAGATGTAAAGAACTGATATAAGAGTTCTCATACAActttaaagttataaaaaaaataaaccttgTTTACATGGTAATTGAGGacaaaattctgtttttttaaatccttgAAAATTTGAAAGTGTTAAAATTGCACCTAGAAGTTGCCCTTAACGGTAACCTTAACAAGGACATGAAGGAGGTGTGTTTAAATTTCTATAAGGTGTAAGATAATGGTATGAAAAGATCATAGGAGTAATTATGTATAATTACTGATGACCCGTGATTTGATGTTCTTTAGGTTTTGAATAAGATATCACAGGGAGTGCTTTCTTCAGTAATTATAGTAAcagtattaattttgtttatcctTGAAATCAGAGAAGTTTGTTAGGGGATGACATTTCTTTCTTTGTAATGAGGAACAATTTTAAGTCAAAACATAGAAATTTTCTTTATGAACTAGAAGTTATGTATTAAGTAAGCtactataaatacattttatgtaaatgagtatttaatacattttatggAAATGAGTACTAAATGCACAACAAAATTCCAATAATTCAGTGTACATGTTGTATTGTAAAATGAGCTGGAAAAACAGATTTAGATAAATCTGCCTCTGTGattatattacttttaaataagtgtaaggACTTATGAATACCAGCCTATGAAATCTGAAGTTACAATCTCCGTAATTAGAGGGTGTCATAGAATTAAAAATCTTTCCTTGAGGGTTTGCTCCATcatcaattgataaaaaatggCAGGGAAATTATTACTTTAGTTAGAATGTATATACACCTATCATATATGAAGTGACAATCTTCTGACATTCAATATCTATTGTGTCCATCCATGCACATTAGTTTATATCAGGAGCTTTGTACTTTATGGTAATATTTGTTGATTTGTGATTTACATCACCAGAGAAGTCTGTTATTGTCTGCCTACTTAGTCAGTTATTGAGTTGACTGGTACCCTTGTCTCTGTTTGGTACTATTAGTAGATTTGTTCCACATCAGAGGAACAGTGATGTTTTATTGGATTGACTGGTTCCCTGCTTTATAATACACTTGTCAGTAGATCTGCTTCACTTCAGTAGACAAAGTCTTATATGACtttctttattaaatttatttaatcaaTACTGATAATACAGTGATTCTTTTTTGTCATCATTTTCACATTAATGTTCTAATTCCTCCAAATGTTTTGACATCCATTCATTAAATTAAGTATGTTGAGACATGTAAACTCAGttcttcattttaaaatgttttaattaattttatgagATTATAAAAGTATATTGTTCTAGAAAGCTATGAATTTCTCAAGAAGACattctatttattatttatttttatgactaattaaccctttcctccataatgacgccacCTGGCCCCTTTGCTTGAATTCcctaaaaattagaaaaatctttTCATTAGCACACAAGTATGGAAAAGTTATTACAAAGCAAATTGTCATTAATCAAAGGTTTGTCTTAATTTGTCTCttatagttgttgatttctgtgtcataatctcttgtgtagagttgtctcattggcaatcataccaaatctttttatgccccacctacgaaaGTAGagtggcattatgttttctggtctgtgtgtccctttgtctgttttttcgtctgtcccacttcaggtaaaagttatttggtcaagatagtttttgatgaagttgaagtctaattAACCTGAAACgtagtatacatgttccttatgatatgacctttctaattttaataccaaattagaGTTCTGACCCTGATTTCACGGTccatagaaaatagaaaatgatagtgcaagtggggcatctgtgtactggggacacattcttgttttatattgtttaagtATTTAGTTGAGCCTACAAGTGCAGGATTTTGCTAATCTATAATGTCTACTTTCCCTTAGACAAACAAAAGACATTACTTACAATATTGGTGAATTGACCTTATCAAAACTTGTGTATTAACAAGAAAGTTGATGATATTGATAGACTAGAGTAGAATGGGGGTTTGTATTAAAGTATTTTGTACCAAGAGATCTTTTTTACACCAGCTGGGAATCTTATGAAGAAATTTATCATCAGAATTTGCCAGCATAGCTttcatcaaaatcaatcaaaaacaaaatcttagtAAGGTTTACGTTGCcagaaatttcatttttgataaaatttatcaGCAGTTcctgacttttgaaaaattgatcataatttttctgattttccATAATCTAAGTTTATCTTTCAAAGTAAATTAGATTCTTAAACTGTTTTGtgtttccttttattttgtatttgtaccCACGCTGTTTTTGACATCCTTATCTAGACAATTTTATGGATTGATGATAATAGCATAATATCATTTTGAACAAGTCtccttttattttcattttgagcattctgtttttgtgatttttcttttcttttataattaaatttgtttttttccatggacaGCTAATCATTAGCTAGACACTTAGCTAATTATTGTCAGCTTCAGATTGTTTCTGGACAGAACCTGAGTACCTATCAATTGTTTGAACTATatttttcagtcatttttaAAACGGGTTTCCCAACCCAGGATTAAGGGTGGGGTTTTAACCCACAGAGCCCCTTTACCCCAACCcacctctggatccgccaccaAGGTAAAAGGGGGGTTCCATTCCCCAGAACCCCCACCCGCACACAACCCCTGGATTCCGCCACTGTTTTTCACTAGTAAAAACCTCAAGGTTTTTGTGCTTATTACAATAAACATGATCTAAACTTACCAATTCTCACCTTCAGTACAAATAATGATCTCCATGTTGAGTTCATCCATTGTTTTGACAGGTGAAAGCAATTAGAAGAACAAAACCTTTTACATGTGTAAAACATATACTGATGAAGGttcttcaaataaacaaaattctaGATGTTTTACATGTTGTGGAGAAAATTCTAGATGTTTTACATGTTGTGGAGAGAATTCTTACCACAGTTGGAAGAGTATTGGTTTACCATAACTTATTATTCCCTGTGCTGGTATGATATAACTGTGACCACAGTGTATCTGTCATTGTCAAGTAACTGTTTACTATTATGACTGATTATAGTAGTCTTAgctattttactttattttgattgcatTCTTAATTACAAACTATTATATCTTTCTTGTAAGGAGAGGACAAAAATTGAAGTAAGAAAATAATTGATTGAGTAAAAGTTTTTGCAggacatttatttatttgacttGTGTTTAATTTTCAGTTAACCTGCTATAGTGATGTTGATGTGTTTTAAGATGGCCCCTCAATGCTGGctaaaaaattatgataaatgatACTGGAACCTTTACTTTTCCACTCACCTCTAGAGCAAAATGGCCTTATCAACCACCTAACATCAGCTGAAATATATCTTGAAATCAGTCCATATTTCATCATACATGTACCGGTATATGACAAAACCTTTTTCTTCTTATAATTCTTTTATGACTGCAGTGGCGTATCCAAGAGGGGGttctgggggttggaaccccttcttttttggacgatcaatgcatttgaatagggcATATAAATTGAAATCCCCTTTATCCTGAGTTGGAAACACCcctcccctttttaaaatggctgaatCCGTCCTGCTTTAACAGGAACAGGTATTAAAGCTATTTGCCGTATCCTGAAATTACCGATTCTTTTGGTTTAGTACAAATTATAAAGgcaacatgttttaaaaatttggaaTCAGTTTATTATAGATTCAAAGTTAACCTGACAATTATCTCTTGTCAAACATTTCTGAAGCCTTTATCCTTTGTTTTATCTGCTATTACTGTACAGACATAGGAACATACAGAACGTCTCTGTGGAGTATGTTATATAGATCATTGTAATGCTATAGTCTGTGTTGGGAGAACTTAGAACCTAGAGTTTGGCAACGGTCCAGACAGAGATACATTAGAAAGCTATTGACATCCTCCATTCTGATGTAAGAAATATGATGTTGATTGATCTTTAATGGGAATTACCCAGTGTACGAAAGTGATAAGACAGGTTTTGAAAGACACAATTCTTCAGACATTATAATGGCGTAATCAGAAATCTTTATATCTAAAGACATGCAGAGGGAGTAATgttaatgtcatttttcattCTTCAGTACTTTTACAGTTGTTTGTAAAGGTACAAAATGGTCAGGGAAATTAGTAGACTCATATACTAGAATCTAAGTGCAGCCTGTCGGACTAAGGTCTTTTTATAATAACTTAATGAACCATCATCTTACAATTTAAGGATAAAGTTTTGTTTGACATTCAAACTCTCTTGTTCTATAACCTGTACTTTTAATTCTGCAGCCATGTCATGTAAGAAAGTTATGTAAGAtccaaacaataaaaaagttaGATTCAGCTAATTTTGTTTTGGCTAACAAAACCTGCAAGTGATGTATGCTTGGCAATATGATACACCAAACTAATTGTAGAGAGTAGAAAATGTGGGTTAACTACCggtaattgattgattgtttgttgtttgACATCCATTGGCAAGTATTTCAGGATAGGAAATGTTTTGCAATATTTGCTCTATATACATATGTCTGCCTATGTGTAGATTTAACTGTAAAATTATACCTTGTCCATCAGAATTCTTACGATTAAGAAATACCAGGTGGtagaacatttataaaatgtctACAAAGTCAAACTAACAATGTTAGATTGACTCTTACAATTCTTTATTTCCTCCCAAACAATTGCTGGAACCTGCTCATATCTGATCTGATCTAATGATTCTTTACTTTCTCCCCAATAGGGGAGCCATGCTTGGGAGGAAGTTAACAATCAAATCTACTTTAATATTGTCTGTGTGGAAATTTCAGTAACATTACATTAGCAACACTGTTAGTTGACAAACAgacatcaatttttattttataaatgttcatcataatatttacatttatggATTGCTTCTTTATGCCATAGAAAGTGATAAACAAATTTCACTGATCAGTAAATGTAACTATATTTATGCTACAATAGAGAAACCTACAGAGGTGTGAGGATTGTTGTTACATTATCATAACACATCTATATCTCTTACATATTTATACAGATCAAAGGATGTCAGATATATATCATAAGGTATATATAAACTGTAGGGTGCTATATACTTCAATGATATTATGTAAGGTAGCTGGCAATGATACTGATTCAAGGGAAAACTGCATGTGTTGTGTATGAAAAGTTTGATGTTTGATGGATAGAGATCaaatgcagtggcggatccagaacttttacCAAAGGAGGGCCctgctgactgacctaagaggggccactccagtcatgcttcactGATACCCTATATTAaatccatcattttttttcaacgaAAGAGGGGGCAGGCCCcctcccctggatccgcctaagAAATGTGATGTTCTACAATTAGAGAACCAGTATATTCACTGATTTAGTGTTGGTTGCGCTGTCTGCATTTTTTGTTCaggtttgttgtttttaaaaaaaataaggctgcTTGGGttgctttttcttttgaattattcCACATTTGTTTCATTGGGTTTTCAAAGTTTACATAGACATGTGGGTTTTACTAATGGTTGAAGACCATACAGACTGAGTGCCCAAAACTGGTTTACATGCTCTTCCTTTGGTCTCTCAtggatagatgtctcattggcattaaCTTTTGTGTTTGAAATTAAGTAACATTTTGACTCAGTCAGATTGTAACTCTTGAATAAAGGAAAAATCAGTACTAAATAAGTGTAGCTTTAGAAGGAATATAAAATCTATCTCTATGGTATTAGCTCTTTTCTATTTAGTGCTTTAAACACACATTCAGATTACATATTTCAACATTTGTACATATGTGGCAGAATTCAGGGAATTCTATTCCTACACTTTACAGAGTCCTGAGTTGACCTTTCACTACTCTCCAATGCTGTACACATTCAAGTCAATCCTCACACTTTCTAGAGTCCTGAGTTGACCTTTCAGACTCCATGCTGTACACATTAAAGTCAATCCCAGCAGACTCTACCATACAGATGTACATACAGTTTACTTAAGTATCTATAACGTAACACCTCCCAGAAGACAGGTATATATACAGCTGATAGAAACAGATGTCAAACTACCTTGGTAATTAATTTATATGTTCCTCTAGGCTTAAACATTCTCACATTAAATTCTTTAAAGACTCAGCTTGAGGAACCTGGTACATCAAAAAACCTATAATTCTGggtttttctgtttgaagaTACCAGACGATCTGTAGTTCAACAGGGATATTTCTACAAGACACATTCAATCAtgatgttgaaaaaaatatttggtagaAAAATACTAGATGCAATAACTCAGAATATCCTGAACGCTCCAATATTTGTAAGGACAGTAATTGCTTTaatttcttattctttttttccaCATTGTAAGTTTCTTTTATAGCATCTCTGAACTAAAAGAAATTCCTGCCTATTTTCATGGGGTGTTAGAGATTTTGCTAAGTGGTTAGAGATTCAGAATACTAATCACTTGTCTTACAACTGAACTTGGTCATTGACAGTTGGTCTTTACctttcaaaatcaaaaccttgAAATGCTTGTAATGCTGTCAAAACTCAGACATCAGActtatcagtttgttttcatGTCAAAAACTTTCTATGCTTTTTTCTAGGTTTTCATTTTTcttctatataatataattcaaattctTGACTGATATTTTCAGCTTTTCATTGTACATGGCTAAACATGGTAAATGCAATCTATTTTATCATTGTAGCAGTGTAAATGGTAAATAAAATTGGCAAAGGTCTTGAATTTTACAagcatttttcaaaacaaatttatttcaaaaaggtTTGTCTTTGCAAAATTTTGAGAATAAACAATTGTAAGTTGGGTCTTTTAACAAAGGTACTGCATAGAAATGgtgcaataaaaaaacaataacatggAAGGAAAATATTGGTGATGGACAGTATGAGAAAATAAACGGAGTATTACATAACAGAATACACAGATATATAATGACTTTGACAAGAGATGTGTTTGTGTTGCATGATGAGGATACATGAATCTTATTGTTACATAACTACATGGTAATGTTCCATGTCTTCACCAAGGAAATGGAGACCTTATCACTTAAGTAGCAGTCCATGTAAGAACCTGACAAATTAACTAAAATGTGATATACCTTATCTTATCAAATGACCCAAAACTGCAATAAATActtcaaaaaggtcaaaataatgCATCATTCACAATTTTTATATTCATCATTCAAACTGCTGCTTTTTACTAGAGGTTTCATTTTCAGGATTTTTGCCTATTTGTCCTATGTAAAATTacacatatttttcattatttttttcttaaggctagaaaaaatatatgataagttatatatagatAGAAAGACAATTGTTAtatctatcaaataaaacaaaaaaaatcttgggattttttgaattgataataaaaaaccgtttgaaattttttttaaaattgccatGTTATTATCTCCCCTGACGGAAATCTTCAGCAAAAGAAAATAGGTATACTACATTGGAGGGAAATGTAAACAATGGCAGACGCTCCATGGACAGAAAGAAACTGCagcatttcaattttttctaaCAGTAGATGTGGTTTTTCCAACTATTTTCCATCAGAACATAATCTTATTACAATAAGCAGCTGCAACATTAATATTAACAGCCATTTACAATCACTACAACTCTCAAAAACCTGCATTCCATCAGAAggccatttaatttttttccgtCTTGGTATTTTCACTTTGTTTTGTGATTATACAATATGTCCACACCATCGGGCCACACTTGGAATAAGATGGAGAAGGAGTGTTGCATGCAGTCATTCCAACCATAAAGGGAAAACCAAGCCAGACAGAGGTGTCACCCCAATTGTCAGCCGACATCTGTTGATCTCAACAGGACAACTTGTGCCAGTTGGTTCAGGTAAGaactttatatacaatataaccCCCTGTTGTACCTGTTCAAACTTTTTCTACAAttattatataatcaatttgtttacatttttataatcaatcaagaaaaaataaaagaaaaagtagAATTTGCTTTTTTTCACTTCTGGGaaaattcatgtaaaaaatCATACTGGggattttgataataaaaagatattcagATGGTGTTTCTCAGGTTTAAAGATGTTCAATGTAgaattatgtttgttattattgaaatttttcagaaatttgCACCCcctatttataacaaaa
This Mytilus trossulus isolate FHL-02 chromosome 14, PNRI_Mtr1.1.1.hap1, whole genome shotgun sequence DNA region includes the following protein-coding sequences:
- the LOC134696590 gene encoding uncharacterized protein LOC134696590 — protein: MADAPWTERNCSISIFSNSRCGFSNYFPSEHNLITISSCNININSHLQSLQLSKTCIPSEGHLIFFRLGIFTLFCDYTICPHHRATLGIRWRRSVACSHSNHKGKTKPDRGVTPIVSRHLLISTGQLVPVGSGICRTCRGGIPNLDSMSFEDNDVHVSFSGRSPKTRNNFYICIR